One Streptomyces hundungensis DNA segment encodes these proteins:
- a CDS encoding LuxR C-terminal-related transcriptional regulator, which translates to MEPRTSRIAPRAGTATTPAVFALARAAELVRGPMNEILPTLSEALAPLVAHTVAAELSGQCAHSPFKVHGEDGTARRVTVADLQELGPRVTPGHPWQGTAVVGGEERAVVAVASEAAPMAARPPLLVLLRTSPSGVLTPSEAEIVQHLWDLVTGHRHRLTLEAVPGAVAQSRSTAAERARVIAELGEAHEAALTALLGVLRSKALEDRAARSRAVDLAVSALVALRAEADRNQELTEEPAAEAFARLADSLKPLLRHSEVSLEFAPPEAETAETSVAADVAHLARAAVRALVLAMAGQRGVRRIHVRWQLSGCQLVASVRDDGPGELSRSALDTHRVAQRLAALGGTLAVDALPGWGTTVTATLPLGTAPSPRADPLAGLHPREAEVLGHLAQGHRNRTIAEELHISESTVKFHVANILAKLGVSSRGEAAAMLHSVA; encoded by the coding sequence ATGGAGCCCCGCACGAGCCGCATCGCCCCCCGCGCCGGTACCGCGACGACGCCCGCCGTCTTCGCCCTCGCCCGCGCCGCGGAGCTGGTGCGCGGACCGATGAACGAGATCCTGCCGACCCTGTCCGAGGCGCTCGCCCCGCTCGTCGCGCACACGGTCGCCGCCGAACTGTCGGGGCAGTGCGCGCACTCGCCGTTCAAGGTGCACGGCGAGGACGGGACCGCCCGGCGGGTCACCGTCGCCGACCTCCAGGAACTCGGGCCGCGCGTCACGCCCGGCCACCCCTGGCAGGGCACGGCCGTGGTCGGTGGCGAGGAGCGGGCCGTGGTGGCGGTCGCCAGCGAGGCCGCCCCGATGGCCGCGCGGCCACCCCTGCTCGTTCTCCTGCGCACCTCGCCCTCGGGCGTGCTGACACCGTCCGAGGCGGAGATCGTCCAGCATCTGTGGGACCTGGTGACCGGGCACCGCCACCGCCTCACCCTCGAGGCGGTGCCGGGCGCGGTCGCCCAGTCGCGTTCCACCGCCGCCGAACGGGCCCGGGTGATCGCCGAGTTGGGCGAGGCCCACGAGGCCGCGCTCACCGCCCTGCTCGGGGTGTTGCGCAGCAAGGCCCTGGAGGACCGGGCGGCCCGCTCGCGCGCCGTCGACCTCGCGGTGTCGGCGCTGGTCGCGCTGCGCGCCGAGGCCGACCGGAACCAGGAGCTCACGGAGGAGCCGGCCGCGGAGGCCTTCGCCCGGCTCGCCGACTCCCTGAAGCCGCTCCTTCGCCACAGCGAGGTGTCCCTGGAGTTCGCGCCGCCGGAGGCGGAGACCGCCGAGACGTCGGTCGCGGCGGACGTCGCCCACCTCGCCCGCGCCGCCGTCCGCGCGCTCGTCCTCGCCATGGCCGGCCAGCGAGGGGTGCGCCGCATCCACGTCCGCTGGCAGCTGTCCGGCTGCCAACTGGTCGCGTCCGTACGGGACGACGGGCCGGGCGAGCTGTCGCGTTCCGCGCTCGACACCCACCGGGTGGCCCAGCGCCTGGCCGCCCTGGGCGGCACCCTCGCCGTGGACGCGCTGCCCGGCTGGGGCACCACGGTCACCGCGACCCTGCCGCTGGGCACCGCGCCGAGCCCGCGCGCCGACCCGCTGGCCGGGCTGCATCCGCGGGAGGCGGAGGTGCTGGGCCATCTCGCCCAGGGGCACCGCAACCGGACGATCGCCGAGGAACTGCACATCAGCGAGTCGACGGTGAAGTTCCACGTGGCGAACATCCTGGCCAAGCTGGGGGTGAGCTCGCGCGGCGAGGCGGCGGCGATGCTGCACTCGGTGGCGTGA
- a CDS encoding NADP-dependent oxidoreductase, with the protein MEAILYERFGGPEVLALGEADKPRPGPGQVRVKVAAAGVNPVDYRIRNGWMRHQFPVTFPAIPGLEVAGTVDELGEGVTGFAVGDEVFGHADTGAYAEYALATQIVAKPAGLSWEQVVALPVAGETSERVLNQLELAEGETLLIHGAAGVVGSVGVQLAVARGATVIGTASPENHAFLRELGAIPLAYGEGLVERVREVAPQGIDAVYDAAGKGALPDSITLRGGTTSRIVTIADTGAAELGVVFSGDGTPDPKPYYEAHARLAVEGRLRIRHAETFPLADAVKALELSEGGHTRGKLVIQP; encoded by the coding sequence ATGGAAGCGATTCTGTACGAGCGGTTCGGCGGACCCGAGGTGCTGGCCCTGGGCGAGGCCGACAAGCCGCGACCGGGCCCCGGCCAGGTGCGGGTGAAGGTGGCCGCGGCGGGCGTGAACCCGGTCGACTACCGGATCCGCAACGGCTGGATGCGCCACCAGTTCCCGGTGACCTTCCCCGCGATCCCGGGCCTTGAGGTCGCCGGCACCGTCGACGAACTCGGCGAGGGCGTCACCGGGTTCGCGGTGGGCGACGAGGTGTTCGGGCACGCCGACACCGGCGCCTACGCCGAGTACGCCCTGGCCACCCAGATCGTCGCCAAGCCCGCCGGGCTCTCCTGGGAGCAGGTCGTGGCGCTGCCCGTGGCCGGCGAGACCTCCGAGCGGGTCCTGAACCAGCTCGAACTGGCCGAGGGGGAAACCCTGTTGATCCACGGCGCCGCCGGCGTGGTCGGCTCGGTCGGCGTGCAGCTCGCCGTGGCCCGGGGCGCCACGGTCATCGGCACCGCCTCCCCCGAGAACCACGCCTTCCTGCGCGAGCTGGGCGCCATCCCGCTCGCGTACGGAGAAGGCCTGGTCGAGCGGGTGCGCGAGGTCGCCCCGCAGGGCATCGACGCGGTGTACGACGCGGCCGGCAAGGGTGCGCTGCCCGACTCGATCACGCTGCGCGGCGGCACCACCTCCCGCATCGTCACCATCGCCGACACGGGCGCCGCCGAGCTCGGGGTCGTCTTCAGCGGTGACGGCACCCCCGACCCCAAGCCGTACTACGAGGCCCACGCCCGGCTGGCCGTCGAGGGCCGGCTGCGGATCCGCCACGCGGAGACGTTCCCGCTCGCCGACGCGGTCAAGGCCCTGGAGCTGAGCGAGGGCGGCCACACCCGGGGCAAGCTCGTCATCCAGCCGTGA
- a CDS encoding WD40 repeat domain-containing protein, which produces MRSLLRVCGAAGLVLVCAAGPAAADDGGFTIKDPRIKESSGLAASRAHPGVYWTHNDSGDGAYVYAVDGKTGRTLARITLTGVGRPRDVEAISLGPDGDLYVGDIGDNLDGSWSHVWIYRFPEPARLEDQTVKATQYDVRYADGPRNAEALMVHPKTGRVYIASKRESGGGLYEGPATLSTAGPNVFRRVGEVPWVTDGAFSPDGTKLALRGYFALAEYAWKGGAEPLGDWHAVPGTPVQGQSESVTYTTDGTALMVGSEGADSEVARVPLTEGGAKSPHGGGSSTGSGDAGGNGNFVLGAMVVAGAAALGVGAKRMLGRGRRA; this is translated from the coding sequence ATGCGTTCGCTTCTGAGGGTGTGCGGGGCCGCCGGGCTCGTCCTGGTGTGTGCGGCGGGGCCGGCCGCCGCCGATGACGGCGGGTTCACCATCAAGGATCCCCGGATCAAGGAGTCCAGCGGCCTCGCCGCCAGCCGTGCCCACCCGGGCGTCTACTGGACGCACAACGACAGCGGCGACGGCGCCTACGTCTACGCCGTCGACGGGAAGACGGGGCGCACCCTCGCGCGGATCACGCTGACGGGAGTGGGGCGGCCGCGCGATGTGGAGGCGATCTCGCTCGGACCCGACGGCGACCTCTACGTCGGCGACATCGGCGACAACCTGGACGGCTCCTGGAGCCACGTCTGGATCTACCGCTTCCCCGAACCGGCCCGGCTCGAGGACCAGACCGTCAAGGCGACGCAGTACGACGTGCGGTACGCCGACGGGCCGCGCAACGCCGAGGCGCTGATGGTCCATCCCAAGACCGGCCGGGTCTACATCGCCTCCAAACGGGAGAGCGGCGGCGGCCTCTACGAGGGACCGGCGACGCTGTCCACCGCCGGCCCGAACGTCTTCCGGCGGGTCGGCGAGGTGCCGTGGGTGACCGACGGCGCCTTCTCGCCCGACGGTACGAAACTGGCGCTGCGGGGCTATTTCGCGCTGGCCGAATACGCCTGGAAGGGCGGGGCCGAACCGCTGGGCGACTGGCACGCGGTACCGGGCACGCCCGTGCAGGGCCAGTCCGAATCGGTGACGTACACCACGGACGGCACCGCCCTGATGGTCGGCTCCGAGGGCGCGGACAGCGAGGTGGCCCGCGTCCCTCTTACGGAGGGCGGGGCCAAGTCGCCCCACGGGGGCGGGAGTTCCACCGGTTCGGGTGACGCCGGCGGCAACGGGAACTTCGTGCTCGGCGCGATGGTTGTGGCGGGCGCCGCCGCGCTCGGCGTGGGCGCGAAGCGGATGCTGGGACGCGGGCGGCGCGCCTGA
- a CDS encoding cytochrome P450: protein MTCPIPAPVPLSGPRFQTEPNELYRDMRRDHGAVAPVVLDGDVPAWLVLGYRELHQVTSDPALFSRDSDLWNQWDRIPADWPLLPMIGRKQPSILYTVGERHRERAAMVSDALEAVDPFELRRHAERFADELIDAVCGAGSADIVGQYAMLLPVRVLARLYGFADEQGPGLVTAMNDMINGREGALEGQRHLAESMYALLTAKQVEPGEDVASRMLANPYGFTVEEVGQDLMVMMAAGHQPTADWIGNSLRLMLTDDRFAASLAGGRHSVGEAMNEVLWEDTPTQNVAGRWASRDTHLGGRHIRSGDLLLLGLAAANADPQIRTDVGALTGGNSAFFSFGHGEHRCPFPAQEVAEVIARTGIEVLLDRLPDVDLAASAGQLTRRPSPWLRGLSELPVTFTPTPALGAAR, encoded by the coding sequence GTGACGTGCCCCATCCCAGCCCCCGTCCCGCTGAGCGGCCCCCGGTTCCAGACCGAGCCGAACGAGCTGTACCGCGACATGCGGCGCGACCACGGTGCCGTGGCGCCCGTCGTCCTGGACGGCGACGTACCGGCCTGGCTGGTGCTCGGCTACCGCGAACTGCACCAGGTCACCAGTGATCCGGCGCTGTTCTCGCGCGATTCCGACCTGTGGAACCAGTGGGACCGCATCCCCGCCGACTGGCCGCTGCTGCCGATGATCGGCCGCAAGCAGCCGTCGATCCTGTACACGGTCGGCGAGCGCCACCGCGAGCGGGCCGCGATGGTCTCGGACGCCCTGGAGGCGGTCGACCCCTTCGAACTGCGCCGCCACGCCGAGCGGTTCGCGGACGAGCTGATCGACGCGGTGTGCGGCGCGGGCAGCGCCGACATCGTCGGCCAGTACGCGATGCTCCTGCCGGTACGCGTCCTGGCCCGGCTCTACGGGTTCGCCGACGAGCAGGGTCCCGGCCTGGTCACCGCCATGAACGACATGATCAACGGCCGTGAGGGCGCCCTGGAGGGGCAGCGTCATCTCGCCGAGTCGATGTACGCGCTGCTCACCGCCAAGCAGGTCGAGCCCGGTGAGGACGTGGCGTCCCGGATGCTCGCCAACCCGTACGGCTTCACCGTCGAGGAGGTCGGCCAGGACCTGATGGTGATGATGGCCGCCGGCCACCAGCCCACCGCGGACTGGATCGGCAACTCGCTGCGCCTGATGCTGACCGACGACCGGTTCGCGGCCTCGCTCGCGGGCGGCCGGCACAGCGTCGGCGAGGCCATGAACGAGGTGCTGTGGGAGGACACCCCCACCCAGAACGTGGCGGGCCGCTGGGCCTCCCGCGACACCCACCTCGGCGGCCGGCACATCCGCTCCGGCGACCTGCTCCTGCTCGGCCTGGCCGCGGCCAACGCCGACCCCCAGATACGTACCGACGTGGGCGCGTTGACCGGCGGCAACAGTGCCTTCTTCTCGTTCGGGCACGGCGAGCACCGCTGCCCTTTCCCCGCCCAGGAAGTCGCCGAGGTCATCGCGCGCACCGGGATCGAGGTGCTGCTCGACCGGCTGCCCGACGTCGATCTCGCGGCGTCCGCCGGGCAGTTGACGCGCCGCCCCTCGCCGTGGCTGCGCGGTCTGTCCGAGCTTCCCGTGACCTTCACTCCCACTCCCGCCCTTGGAGCAGCCAGATGA
- a CDS encoding AraC family transcriptional regulator has translation MDLLSDAIVAVRVGRPSSTRLRVGGRWCARLDPYEGAGFHVVLEGSCWMLTEGGAAIALNTGDAVLLPHGSGHVIADRPADGPTIERAVDFAHFSRTASFDSGADTELLCGKYRLDRRHTHPLMADLPDVVHIPRQAGRHDELRAAIALLGHEAASSRPGGAIALPSLLDLLLVHLVRAWMADSTTARWPAALHDPVVAAALHALHEDPARGWSNERLAAHVGVSRATLARRFTALVGRAPMGYLTWWRLTRAAALLRATPDGLDAIARHVGYSTPYALSHAFSRQYGTTPGRYRAGLTAG, from the coding sequence ATGGATCTGCTGAGCGACGCGATCGTGGCGGTGCGGGTGGGCCGCCCGTCCTCCACCAGGCTGCGGGTGGGCGGCCGTTGGTGTGCGCGGCTCGACCCGTACGAGGGCGCGGGCTTCCACGTCGTCCTGGAGGGAAGCTGCTGGATGCTGACCGAGGGAGGCGCGGCCATCGCCCTGAACACGGGCGACGCCGTGCTGCTCCCGCACGGCAGCGGGCACGTCATCGCCGACCGTCCCGCAGACGGACCCACCATCGAGCGCGCCGTCGACTTCGCGCACTTCTCGCGCACGGCATCCTTCGACTCCGGCGCCGATACGGAGCTGCTGTGCGGCAAGTACCGGCTCGACCGGCGCCACACCCACCCGCTCATGGCCGACCTTCCGGACGTCGTCCACATCCCCCGCCAGGCGGGCCGCCATGACGAACTCCGGGCCGCCATCGCCCTGTTGGGGCACGAGGCCGCCTCCTCGCGGCCGGGTGGCGCCATCGCCCTGCCGAGCCTGCTGGACCTGCTGCTCGTCCATCTCGTACGGGCCTGGATGGCGGACAGCACCACCGCGCGCTGGCCGGCCGCGCTGCACGATCCGGTGGTCGCCGCGGCCCTGCACGCCCTGCACGAGGACCCCGCCCGCGGCTGGAGCAACGAGCGCCTCGCCGCCCATGTGGGGGTGTCCCGGGCCACGTTGGCCCGCCGGTTCACGGCGCTGGTCGGGCGCGCCCCGATGGGATATCTGACGTGGTGGCGGCTGACCCGGGCCGCCGCCCTGCTCCGCGCGACCCCGGACGGCCTGGACGCCATCGCCCGGCACGTCGGCTACAGCACCCCGTACGCCCTGTCGCACGCCTTCAGCCGGCAGTACGGCACGACGCCGGGGCGCTACCGCGCAGGCCTCACGGCTGGATGA
- a CDS encoding GTP-binding protein → MASEISERPALAGTADNGLKIVVVGGFGVGKTTMVRSVSEIRPLNTEETMTKAGEAVDDLDGVRTKTATTVAFDFGRITLDARNVLYLFGAPGQERFWFLWDRLFAGTLGAVVLVDTRRLADSWYAIDRLEHHGTPFVVACNDFGGPPHTEAQVREALDLPPEVPLLRCDARSRESSKSVLIALVEHLARLQKAPELIP, encoded by the coding sequence TTGGCCTCCGAAATCTCTGAACGGCCCGCCCTCGCGGGGACCGCGGACAACGGCCTGAAAATCGTCGTCGTCGGTGGTTTCGGCGTCGGAAAGACGACCATGGTGCGCTCGGTCAGCGAGATACGTCCGCTGAACACCGAGGAGACCATGACCAAGGCGGGCGAGGCGGTGGACGACCTCGACGGCGTCCGCACGAAGACGGCCACCACGGTCGCCTTCGACTTCGGCCGCATCACCCTGGACGCGCGCAACGTCCTGTACCTGTTCGGGGCGCCCGGCCAGGAGCGGTTCTGGTTCCTGTGGGACCGGTTGTTCGCGGGCACGCTGGGCGCGGTCGTCCTGGTCGACACCCGGCGGCTCGCGGACTCCTGGTACGCCATCGACCGCCTGGAGCACCACGGCACGCCCTTCGTCGTGGCCTGCAACGACTTCGGCGGGCCCCCGCACACCGAGGCGCAGGTCCGCGAGGCGCTCGACCTGCCGCCCGAGGTGCCGCTGCTGCGCTGCGACGCCCGCTCCCGTGAGTCCAGCAAGTCCGTCCTGATCGCCCTCGTGGAACATCTCGCACGCCTTCAGAAGGCCCCGGAGCTCATACCGTGA
- a CDS encoding GDSL-type esterase/lipase family protein — protein MRFLFVGDSMTIGCPGDFTWRYRMWRHLEASFDGPYEIVGPRTALYDPAAGAPVSHAYASPDFPPAARRHLAGWGEGWLHMAPLIGPAVAESRADVLLVSLGLIDLGFYTDAAQTAANVRAFVEAAREANPRVHIVALPVIPNIRAEQDAPFAAEVDRFNVLLAKAFADLDTALSPLLLASVPESYDIHQDTYDGTHPGPSGEHKLAAAFADALHGAWELGARYAL, from the coding sequence ATGCGTTTTCTCTTCGTCGGCGACTCGATGACCATCGGATGCCCCGGCGACTTCACCTGGCGCTACCGCATGTGGCGCCACCTCGAAGCCTCCTTCGACGGCCCGTACGAAATCGTCGGCCCGCGCACCGCGCTGTACGACCCGGCGGCCGGGGCGCCCGTGTCGCACGCGTACGCGTCCCCCGACTTCCCGCCCGCCGCCCGCCGCCACCTCGCGGGCTGGGGCGAGGGCTGGCTGCACATGGCGCCGCTGATCGGCCCCGCGGTCGCCGAGAGCCGGGCGGACGTGCTGCTCGTCTCGCTCGGCCTGATAGACCTCGGCTTCTACACGGACGCCGCCCAGACCGCCGCGAACGTGCGCGCGTTCGTCGAGGCCGCCCGCGAGGCCAACCCGCGCGTCCACATCGTGGCGCTGCCCGTCATCCCGAACATACGGGCCGAGCAGGACGCTCCGTTCGCCGCCGAGGTGGACCGCTTCAACGTGCTGCTCGCCAAGGCGTTCGCCGATCTCGACACGGCCCTCTCGCCGCTGCTGCTCGCCTCGGTCCCGGAGTCCTACGACATCCATCAGGACACCTACGACGGTACGCACCCGGGCCCGAGCGGCGAGCACAAGCTGGCGGCCGCCTTCGCCGACGCGCTGCACGGCGCCTGGGAGCTGGGCGCCCGCTACGCGCTGTAG
- a CDS encoding DUF4360 domain-containing protein: MPGAFLAGGATAALVVSSLLTQAAPAAPSGIVAPPDKIVIEVATVNGSGCPLGTAAVAVAPDNTAFTVTYSQYMAQVGAGSKPTDFRKNCQLNLIVHVPSGFTYAVASADYRGYAHLERGSNATQKASYYFQGSPDTASRTHPFNGPYDDDWQATDSTDWGQLVWAPCGVKRNFNINTELRVNAGTSDPKTNSFMAMDSTDGDIQTIYHLAWKECPQQR; encoded by the coding sequence ATGCCCGGTGCATTTCTCGCAGGCGGCGCGACCGCGGCGTTAGTCGTCTCCTCGCTCCTCACCCAGGCGGCCCCGGCCGCGCCCTCCGGCATCGTCGCGCCGCCCGACAAGATCGTGATCGAGGTCGCGACCGTCAACGGCTCCGGCTGTCCCCTCGGCACCGCGGCGGTCGCCGTCGCGCCGGACAACACCGCCTTCACCGTCACGTACAGCCAGTACATGGCGCAGGTGGGGGCCGGCTCCAAGCCCACCGACTTCCGCAAGAACTGCCAGCTCAACCTGATCGTGCACGTCCCCTCGGGCTTCACCTACGCCGTCGCCAGCGCCGACTACCGCGGCTACGCCCACCTGGAGCGCGGCTCGAACGCCACCCAGAAGGCCTCGTACTACTTCCAGGGCTCACCCGACACGGCGAGCAGAACGCACCCGTTCAACGGCCCCTACGACGACGACTGGCAGGCCACCGACTCCACCGACTGGGGTCAACTGGTGTGGGCCCCCTGCGGGGTGAAGCGCAACTTCAACATCAACACCGAGCTCCGCGTGAACGCCGGCACCTCGGATCCGAAGACCAACAGCTTCATGGCGATGGACTCCACCGACGGGGACATCCAGACCATCTACCACCTGGCCTGGAAGGAGTGCCCGCAGCAGCGCTGA
- the serC gene encoding phosphoserine transaminase — protein sequence MAEIQIPADMKPADGRFGAGPSKVRTEALDALAATGTSLLGTSHRQAPVKNLVGEVRQGVADLFSLPEGYEVILGNGGSTAFWDVATHGLIENKSQHLNFGEFSSKFAKAAKLAPWLAEPTVISSDPGTHPDPRAEAGVDVYAFTHNETSTGVAAPIKRVAGADEGSLVLVDATSGAGGLPVDITESDVYYFAPQKSFASDGGLWIAAFSPAALERAQRVHASGRHVPEFFSLPTAIDNSLKNQTYNTPALSTLFLLNEQLKWINGQGGLAWSTARTAASSKALYGWAEDSKHASPFVTDPAKRSQVIGTIDFADDIDAAAVAKVLRANGIVDTEPYRKLGRNQLRIAMFPAIDPADVQALTVCVDYVIEQL from the coding sequence GTGGCTGAAATCCAGATTCCCGCTGACATGAAGCCCGCCGACGGCCGTTTCGGCGCGGGCCCCTCCAAGGTGCGTACGGAGGCGCTGGACGCCCTGGCGGCCACCGGCACCTCCCTCCTCGGTACCTCCCACCGCCAGGCCCCGGTCAAGAACCTGGTCGGCGAGGTGCGCCAGGGCGTGGCCGACCTCTTCTCGCTGCCCGAGGGCTACGAGGTGATCCTGGGCAACGGTGGCTCCACCGCGTTCTGGGACGTCGCGACGCACGGCCTGATCGAGAACAAGTCGCAGCACCTGAACTTCGGCGAGTTCTCGTCGAAGTTCGCGAAGGCCGCGAAGCTCGCCCCCTGGCTGGCCGAGCCGACCGTCATCAGCAGCGACCCGGGCACCCACCCGGACCCGCGCGCCGAGGCGGGCGTGGACGTGTACGCGTTCACGCACAACGAGACCTCCACGGGTGTCGCCGCCCCGATCAAGCGGGTGGCCGGCGCCGACGAGGGCTCCCTCGTCCTGGTGGACGCGACCTCCGGCGCCGGCGGTCTGCCCGTCGACATCACCGAGAGCGACGTCTACTACTTCGCCCCGCAGAAGTCGTTCGCCTCGGACGGCGGCCTGTGGATCGCCGCGTTCTCGCCCGCCGCCCTGGAGCGCGCCCAGCGCGTCCACGCGAGCGGCCGCCATGTGCCCGAGTTCTTCTCGCTGCCGACGGCGATCGACAACTCGCTGAAGAACCAGACGTACAACACCCCGGCCCTGTCCACCCTGTTCCTGCTCAACGAGCAGCTGAAGTGGATCAACGGTCAGGGCGGTCTGGCCTGGTCGACGGCGCGTACGGCGGCCTCCTCGAAGGCCCTGTACGGCTGGGCCGAGGACTCCAAGCACGCCTCCCCGTTCGTCACCGACCCGGCCAAGCGCTCGCAGGTCATCGGCACGATCGACTTCGCGGACGACATCGACGCCGCCGCGGTCGCCAAGGTGCTGCGCGCCAACGGCATCGTCGACACCGAGCCGTACCGCAAGCTGGGCCGCAACCAGCTGCGCATCGCCATGTTCCCGGCGATCGACCCGGCGGACGTCCAGGCCCTGACGGTCTGCGTCGACTACGTCATCGAGCAGCTCTGA
- a CDS encoding MBL fold metallo-hydrolase — MRSITLGEVEITRIMEWEGAFGPARAIVPDAGIETWKANEELLTPHFWEPDADRWIGALQTWVLRSAGRTVLVDTGVGNGRERPSMPMFHHRNTDFLARLAAAGVRPQDVDVVVNTHLHADHVGWNTVGRGPGAWEPAFPRATYLMPAADHAHFDPANGRDLRVDDIALFEDSVAPVVEAGQAVLWEGAYRIDENLVLEAAPGHTPGSSVLRLSSGGERAVFVGDLLHSPVQIVEPSCNSCFCEDEEQAAATRRRVLERAADERELVVPAHFGGPGAFEVRREGSRFAVRDWASYSA; from the coding sequence ATGCGGAGCATCACCCTGGGCGAGGTCGAGATCACCCGGATCATGGAGTGGGAGGGCGCGTTCGGGCCGGCGCGCGCCATCGTGCCGGACGCCGGGATCGAGACGTGGAAGGCGAACGAGGAACTGCTCACCCCCCACTTCTGGGAGCCGGACGCCGACCGGTGGATCGGGGCGCTCCAGACATGGGTGCTGCGCAGCGCCGGGCGGACCGTGCTCGTGGACACCGGCGTCGGCAACGGCCGCGAGCGGCCCAGCATGCCGATGTTCCACCACCGGAACACCGATTTCCTGGCCCGGTTGGCGGCTGCGGGGGTCCGGCCGCAGGACGTCGACGTCGTCGTCAACACACATCTGCACGCGGACCACGTCGGCTGGAACACGGTGGGCCGGGGCCCCGGCGCATGGGAGCCCGCGTTCCCCCGGGCCACCTATCTGATGCCGGCCGCCGACCACGCCCACTTCGACCCGGCGAACGGGCGCGATCTGCGCGTGGACGACATCGCCCTCTTCGAGGACAGCGTCGCGCCGGTCGTCGAAGCCGGGCAGGCCGTGCTGTGGGAGGGCGCGTACCGCATCGACGAGAACCTCGTCCTGGAGGCCGCGCCCGGGCACACGCCGGGCTCCTCCGTGCTGCGGCTCTCCTCCGGCGGCGAGCGGGCGGTGTTCGTCGGCGATCTGCTGCACAGCCCCGTACAGATCGTCGAGCCGTCCTGCAACAGCTGCTTCTGCGAGGACGAGGAGCAGGCCGCGGCCACCCGACGCCGCGTCCTGGAGCGCGCCGCCGACGAACGCGAACTCGTCGTGCCCGCCCACTTCGGCGGCCCCGGCGCCTTCGAAGTGCGGCGCGAGGGAAGCCGGTTCGCGGTCCGGGACTGGGCCTCCTACAGCGCGTAG
- a CDS encoding cytochrome P450 family protein, which translates to MSSRPSNPTHPTSRPSQCPVDHSGAITLDPFVSDLDAESAALRAAGPLARVVLPGGVACYAVTHHAEARQLLTDPRLVKDIDVWGAWRRGEIPLDWPLIGLANPGRSMLTVDGEEHRRLRTLVAQALTVRRVERLRAGIEALTESMLDRLAALPAGEVVDLKAEFAYPLPMNVVSELMGVDAADHPRLKALFEKFFSTQTPPEEVPRMMADLGELFGRIVESKRREPGDDLTSALLAASEDGDHLTTEEITNTLQLMIAAGHETTISLIVNAVVALETHPEQRELVLEGAVPWENVIEETLRWSTPTSHVLFRFATEDVPVGDRVLPAGEALIVSFGAIGRDAGQHGDTAGAFDVTRAPNRHISFGHGPHVCPGAALSRLEAGVALPALYARFPSLTLAVPADALHNKPIVTQNDLFDLPVHLT; encoded by the coding sequence ATGAGCAGCCGGCCGAGCAACCCGACGCACCCGACGAGCAGACCGTCGCAGTGCCCCGTGGACCACAGCGGTGCCATCACCCTCGACCCGTTCGTGTCCGACCTCGACGCCGAGAGCGCGGCGCTGCGCGCGGCCGGACCGCTGGCGCGCGTCGTGCTGCCCGGCGGGGTGGCGTGCTACGCGGTGACGCACCACGCGGAGGCCCGTCAGCTCCTGACCGACCCGCGTCTGGTCAAGGACATCGACGTGTGGGGCGCCTGGCGGCGCGGTGAGATCCCGCTGGACTGGCCGCTGATCGGGCTCGCCAACCCGGGGCGCTCGATGCTGACCGTCGACGGCGAGGAGCACCGCCGCCTTCGCACCCTGGTCGCGCAGGCGCTCACCGTGCGCCGGGTGGAGCGGCTGCGGGCGGGCATCGAGGCGCTGACGGAGTCGATGCTTGACCGGCTCGCCGCGCTCCCCGCGGGTGAAGTGGTGGACCTGAAGGCCGAGTTCGCCTACCCGCTGCCCATGAACGTGGTCAGCGAGCTGATGGGTGTGGACGCGGCCGACCACCCGCGTCTGAAGGCCCTGTTCGAGAAGTTCTTCTCCACCCAGACGCCGCCGGAGGAGGTGCCGCGGATGATGGCGGACCTGGGCGAGCTGTTCGGGCGGATCGTCGAGTCCAAGCGGCGCGAGCCGGGCGACGACCTGACGAGCGCGCTGCTGGCCGCGTCCGAGGACGGCGACCACCTCACCACGGAGGAGATCACCAACACCCTCCAGCTGATGATCGCGGCGGGCCACGAGACCACGATCAGCCTCATCGTGAACGCGGTGGTGGCCCTGGAGACCCATCCCGAGCAGCGCGAGCTGGTGCTGGAGGGGGCGGTGCCGTGGGAGAACGTGATCGAGGAGACCCTGCGCTGGTCGACGCCCACCTCGCACGTCCTGTTCCGGTTCGCGACGGAAGACGTGCCGGTGGGCGACCGCGTCCTTCCGGCGGGCGAGGCGCTCATCGTGTCCTTCGGCGCGATCGGCCGCGATGCGGGGCAGCACGGGGACACGGCGGGTGCCTTCGACGTCACCCGCGCGCCGAACCGGCACATCTCCTTCGGGCACGGGCCGCACGTCTGCCCCGGGGCGGCGCTGTCCCGCCTGGAGGCGGGGGTGGCGCTTCCCGCGCTGTACGCCCGGTTCCCCTCCCTGACCCTGGCCGTCCCGGCGGACGCCCTCCACAACAAGCCGATCGTCACCCAGAACGACCTCTTCGACCTCCCGGTCCACCTGACCTAA